The following are encoded together in the Piscinibacter lacus genome:
- the pyrF gene encoding orotidine-5'-phosphate decarboxylase yields the protein MSFLDRLHAAERRADSLLCVGLDPDPAKFPAPWTGDAGRIFDFCARIVDATKDLVLAYKPQIAYFAAHRAEDQLERLMAYLARTAPDVPVILDAKRGDIGATAEQYAREAFDRYQADAVTVSPFMGFDTVEPYLRRPGKGVFLLCRTSNPGGADWQAQRLADLPGQPRLYEHLAAMAETRWNRNGQLGLVVGATWPEELARVRALAPTLPLLIPGVGAQGGDAAATVRAAWRGTPEGGSTAPIVVNSSRAVLYASAGPDFAEAARREALATRDTLNAARRG from the coding sequence ATGTCCTTTCTCGACCGCCTGCACGCCGCCGAGCGCCGGGCCGACAGCCTGCTGTGCGTCGGTCTCGACCCCGATCCCGCCAAGTTCCCGGCCCCGTGGACGGGCGATGCGGGCCGCATCTTCGATTTCTGCGCCCGCATCGTCGATGCGACCAAGGATCTGGTGCTGGCCTACAAGCCGCAGATCGCCTACTTCGCCGCGCACCGGGCCGAGGACCAGCTCGAACGCCTGATGGCCTACCTGGCCCGCACCGCGCCCGATGTGCCGGTCATCCTCGACGCCAAGCGCGGCGACATCGGCGCGACCGCCGAGCAGTACGCCCGCGAGGCCTTCGACCGCTACCAGGCCGATGCCGTCACCGTCTCGCCCTTCATGGGCTTCGACACGGTCGAACCCTACCTGCGCCGGCCCGGCAAGGGCGTCTTCCTGCTCTGCCGCACCTCCAATCCGGGCGGGGCGGACTGGCAGGCCCAGCGCCTGGCCGACCTGCCGGGCCAGCCGCGGCTTTACGAGCACCTGGCCGCGATGGCCGAGACCCGCTGGAACCGCAACGGCCAGCTCGGCCTGGTCGTCGGCGCGACCTGGCCCGAGGAGCTGGCCCGCGTGCGCGCGCTGGCGCCGACGCTGCCGCTGCTGATCCCCGGGGTGGGTGCGCAGGGCGGCGATGCCGCAGCCACGGTGCGCGCCGCCTGGCGCGGCACGCCCGAGGGCGGCAGCACGGCGCCGATCGTCGTGAATTCCTCGCGTGCGGTGCTCTATGCCAGCGCCGGGCCGGACTTTGCCGAGGCCGCCCGCCGCGAGGCCCTGGCCACGCGCGACACGCTCAACGCCGCCCGCCGCGGCTGA
- a CDS encoding catalase family peroxidase, whose amino-acid sequence MTSTPSLLGLAAAAVLAGLSTLPAQAQVSAAEAQVNALEGLAGKQPGTRRSFAKGLCATGHFVGNTVGRTLSTAAVFNGDKVPAVIRFSVGGGNPRASDKGKSARGLAVALDLANGEQWQMANVSAPVFFVSRPEQFVPFLEARTADPATGKPDAAKLKAFNEANPDTTKQGAYFAKNPVPASYGATPYWSTNAFILSDAQGVNRHVRWQFVPVKGFEGLNDEQLKALPDNFLADELRKRVAAGPVVFDFKLQLAEAGDNLTNPTEAWPDSRLLLPAGQLVIDKVEADGAGACERMTFNPIVLPKGIAPSADPVLNARAAPYGVSLGRRLTEATSK is encoded by the coding sequence ATGACCTCGACCCCCTCCCTTCTCGGCCTGGCTGCGGCCGCCGTGCTCGCCGGCCTGTCCACCCTGCCGGCCCAGGCCCAGGTCTCGGCCGCCGAAGCCCAGGTCAATGCGCTCGAAGGCCTGGCCGGCAAGCAGCCGGGCACGCGCCGCTCCTTCGCCAAGGGCCTGTGCGCCACCGGCCATTTCGTCGGCAACACCGTCGGCCGCACGCTGTCGACGGCGGCCGTCTTCAACGGCGACAAGGTGCCGGCGGTGATCCGCTTCTCGGTCGGCGGCGGCAACCCGCGCGCCAGCGACAAGGGCAAGTCGGCCCGCGGCCTGGCCGTGGCCCTGGACCTGGCCAATGGCGAGCAGTGGCAGATGGCCAATGTCTCGGCGCCGGTCTTCTTCGTCAGCCGGCCCGAGCAGTTCGTGCCCTTCCTCGAAGCGCGCACCGCCGACCCGGCCACCGGCAAGCCCGATGCGGCCAAGCTCAAGGCCTTCAACGAAGCCAATCCGGACACCACCAAGCAGGGCGCCTACTTCGCCAAGAACCCGGTGCCGGCCAGCTATGGCGCCACGCCCTACTGGAGCACCAATGCCTTCATCCTCAGCGATGCCCAGGGCGTGAACCGCCACGTGCGCTGGCAGTTCGTGCCGGTCAAGGGCTTCGAGGGCCTGAACGACGAGCAGCTCAAGGCCCTGCCGGACAACTTCCTGGCCGATGAACTGCGCAAGCGCGTGGCCGCCGGCCCGGTGGTCTTCGATTTCAAGTTGCAGCTTGCCGAAGCCGGCGACAACCTGACCAACCCGACCGAAGCCTGGCCCGACAGCCGCCTGCTGCTGCCGGCCGGCCAGCTCGTGATCGACAAGGTCGAGGCCGACGGTGCCGGCGCCTGCGAGCGCATGACCTTCAACCCGATCGTGCTGCCCAAGGGCATCGCGCCCTCGGCCGACCCGGTGCTGAACGCCCGCGCCGCGCCCTACGGCGTGTCGCTGGGCCGTCGCCTGACCGAAGCAACCAGCAAGTAA
- a CDS encoding ParA family protein encodes MPVIVVANPKGGVGKSTVSTNLAGYLARQGHAVMLGDADRQQSSAAWLAQRAPELPPIRGWELTEHEAIVRPPKGTTHLVLDTPAGLHGKRLDAVMKLADRVLVPLQASLFDIRASAAFLAELQARRKHAKVPLAVLGNRVREHTHAAQQLQEFLGQLGVPVLGPLRETQNYVQLAAHGLTLWDVAPARVEKDLAQWRSVLDWLNAS; translated from the coding sequence ATGCCGGTCATCGTGGTGGCCAATCCCAAGGGCGGCGTGGGCAAGTCGACGGTGTCGACGAACCTGGCCGGCTATCTGGCCCGGCAGGGCCATGCGGTGATGCTCGGCGACGCCGACCGCCAGCAGTCCTCGGCCGCCTGGCTGGCCCAGCGGGCGCCCGAGCTGCCGCCCATCCGCGGCTGGGAACTGACCGAGCATGAGGCCATCGTGCGCCCGCCCAAGGGCACGACCCATCTGGTGCTCGACACCCCGGCCGGCCTGCACGGCAAGCGGCTCGATGCGGTGATGAAGCTGGCCGACCGGGTGCTGGTGCCGCTGCAGGCCAGCCTCTTCGACATCCGCGCCAGCGCGGCCTTCCTGGCCGAGCTGCAGGCCCGCCGCAAGCATGCGAAGGTGCCGCTGGCCGTGCTTGGCAACCGCGTGCGCGAGCACACCCATGCCGCCCAGCAGTTGCAGGAATTCCTCGGCCAGCTCGGCGTGCCCGTGCTCGGCCCCCTGCGCGAGACGCAGAACTATGTGCAGCTTGCCGCCCACGGCCTGACGCTGTGGGACGTGGCGCCCGCCCGGGTCGAAAAGGACCTGGCGCAATGGCGCTCGGTGCTCGACTGGCTGAATGCGTCCTGA
- a CDS encoding response regulator: MKKITGTEGDAMRVLLVDDHPLVLSGMKALIESLEPAARVMQANSAAAARHLLEHEADHDLVLLDLQLGDADGFVLLAELRELYPALPVVVISGASNNQDVIRCIDLGAMGYVSKRASTEELTAALLLVMSGGIYVPPMATESATAGAAVSLGVTANGEAQPAQVSLAELGLTPRQTDVLTLLLQGKPNKVIARELSLSVETIKDHVAAVLRALGVNTRTQAVLAVGQMSVQGGYLPGWRRPQRASPAAAANPAK; the protein is encoded by the coding sequence ATGAAAAAAATCACAGGGACGGAGGGTGACGCGATGCGGGTGCTGCTGGTAGACGACCATCCCCTCGTGCTTTCGGGCATGAAGGCCCTGATCGAGAGCCTGGAGCCTGCGGCACGGGTGATGCAAGCCAACAGCGCGGCCGCGGCGCGGCACCTGCTGGAGCATGAGGCCGACCACGATCTGGTGCTGCTCGATCTGCAACTGGGCGATGCCGACGGCTTCGTCCTGCTCGCCGAGCTGCGCGAGCTGTATCCCGCCCTGCCCGTGGTGGTGATCTCCGGGGCCAGCAACAACCAGGACGTGATCCGCTGCATCGACCTGGGCGCCATGGGCTATGTCTCCAAGCGGGCAAGCACCGAGGAGCTGACCGCCGCCCTGCTGCTGGTGATGTCCGGGGGCATCTACGTGCCGCCGATGGCCACCGAAAGCGCAACCGCCGGCGCCGCGGTCAGCCTGGGCGTGACGGCCAACGGCGAGGCGCAACCGGCCCAGGTGAGCCTGGCCGAGCTGGGCCTGACCCCGCGCCAGACCGATGTGCTCACCCTGCTGCTGCAGGGCAAGCCCAACAAGGTGATCGCCCGCGAGCTGAGCCTGTCGGTCGAGACCATCAAGGACCATGTCGCCGCCGTGCTGCGCGCCCTGGGCGTGAACACCCGAACCCAGGCGGTGCTGGCCGTCGGCCAGATGTCGGTGCAGGGCGGCTACCTGCCCGGCTGGCGCCGGCCGCAGCGCGCAAGCCCGGCGGCGGCGGCAAACCCCGCGAAATGA
- a CDS encoding ATP-binding response regulator: MKPGEGPEGLPAPEDETFLSEARLLPDKVSALYAQVGVSLFGNLLGALVVFAIYLPTTPAVTLWGWAGIFSIVWLTRLALRGRYEKTSLGARAAEAPLWLRRWNVSVMASGVVWGLAPWLLYSHGSALSQTALIIIVYSYAVGSITLLAPQFRIFASFIVLALLPLIARVAIDPQHGGPVLAGVLGLAFAMTATLGSVYRATFERTIRLKVRTEALAEQLRAEKAVAEQARRAAETASRAKTQFLAAASHDLRQPLHALGLFAEALRARTQGQLEVVSLVNSINSSVEALEALFGELLDLSKIDSGVVEPVPAHFACAQLFSRLRLQYAPIAFEKGLALRFRGHQHAFFADPVLVDRIVRNLLANAIRYTEDGGVLVAARRRGDQVRIEVWDSGVGISPVEQDRIFDEFYQAPGRPALAPQERKGLGLGLAIVRRLSRLMAAPVGLRSWPGRGSVFHLSLPAGRLPPDRPPPPLPGPRAELTLAGRSILVVEDEAAVRDSLRVLLQGWEAQVELVDSLAGLEAWLALASTQGKPRPDLLLVDYRLPDGNGLQVLKRLRAQAGLGELPALMITGSTLGGQEDQAEALGFHLLTKPVSPQRLRAMISFKLGRKGAPPRVNPGEPAGAAPLPPAP, from the coding sequence ATGAAGCCGGGCGAGGGGCCCGAGGGCCTGCCCGCGCCCGAAGACGAAACCTTCCTGAGCGAAGCCCGGCTGCTGCCGGACAAGGTCAGTGCCCTCTATGCCCAGGTCGGGGTGTCGCTGTTCGGCAACCTGCTGGGCGCACTGGTCGTCTTCGCGATCTACCTGCCGACCACGCCGGCCGTGACGCTGTGGGGCTGGGCCGGCATCTTCAGCATCGTCTGGCTGACCCGGCTGGCCCTGCGCGGGCGTTACGAAAAGACCAGCCTGGGCGCGCGGGCCGCCGAGGCCCCGCTGTGGCTGCGGCGCTGGAATGTGAGCGTGATGGCCTCGGGCGTGGTCTGGGGCCTGGCGCCCTGGCTGCTCTACAGCCATGGCTCGGCGCTGTCGCAGACGGCGCTGATCATCATCGTCTACAGCTATGCGGTGGGCTCCATCACCCTGCTGGCGCCGCAGTTCCGCATCTTCGCCAGCTTCATCGTGCTGGCCCTGCTGCCCTTGATCGCCCGGGTGGCGATCGACCCGCAGCATGGCGGCCCGGTGCTGGCCGGCGTGCTGGGCCTGGCCTTCGCGATGACGGCCACCCTGGGCAGCGTCTACCGGGCGACCTTCGAGCGCACCATCCGCCTGAAGGTGCGCACCGAGGCCCTGGCCGAGCAGCTCCGGGCCGAGAAGGCGGTGGCCGAGCAGGCGCGCCGCGCCGCCGAGACCGCCAGCCGCGCCAAGACCCAGTTCCTTGCCGCCGCCAGCCACGACCTGCGCCAGCCCTTGCATGCCCTGGGCCTGTTCGCCGAGGCCCTGCGCGCCCGCACCCAGGGGCAGTTGGAGGTGGTGAGCCTGGTCAACAGCATCAACAGCTCGGTCGAGGCGCTGGAGGCATTGTTCGGCGAGCTGCTCGACCTGAGCAAGATCGACTCCGGCGTGGTCGAGCCCGTGCCCGCGCACTTTGCCTGCGCCCAGCTCTTCAGCCGGCTGCGCCTGCAGTACGCGCCGATTGCCTTCGAGAAGGGCCTGGCCCTGCGCTTCCGCGGCCACCAGCACGCCTTCTTCGCCGACCCGGTGCTGGTCGACCGCATCGTCCGCAACCTGCTCGCCAATGCCATCCGCTACACCGAGGACGGCGGCGTGCTGGTGGCCGCACGGCGACGCGGCGATCAGGTGCGCATCGAGGTCTGGGACAGCGGCGTGGGCATCAGTCCGGTCGAGCAGGACCGCATCTTCGACGAGTTCTACCAGGCCCCCGGCCGGCCGGCCCTGGCGCCGCAGGAGCGCAAGGGCCTGGGCCTGGGGCTGGCCATCGTGCGGCGCCTGTCGCGGCTGATGGCCGCACCGGTCGGGCTGCGCTCCTGGCCGGGGCGGGGCTCGGTCTTCCACCTGTCCCTGCCGGCCGGCCGGCTGCCGCCCGACCGGCCGCCGCCGCCGCTGCCCGGCCCGCGCGCGGAGCTGACCCTGGCCGGCCGCTCCATACTCGTCGTCGAGGACGAGGCGGCGGTGCGCGACAGCCTGCGCGTGCTGCTGCAGGGCTGGGAGGCGCAGGTCGAGCTGGTCGACAGCCTGGCCGGCCTGGAGGCCTGGCTGGCCCTGGCCTCGACCCAGGGCAAGCCCCGGCCCGACCTGCTGCTGGTCGACTACCGCCTGCCCGACGGCAACGGCCTGCAGGTGCTCAAGCGCCTGCGCGCCCAGGCCGGCCTGGGCGAGCTGCCGGCGCTGATGATCACCGGCAGCACCCTGGGCGGGCAGGAGGACCAGGCCGAGGCCCTGGGCTTCCACCTGCTCACCAAGCCGGTGAGCCCGCAGCGGCTGCGGGCCATGATCAGCTTCAAGCTCGGCCGCAAGGGCGCCCCGCCCCGGGTGAACCCCGGGGAACCGGCCGGGGCGGCCCCGCTCCCACCTGCCCCATGA
- a CDS encoding YncE family protein, with amino-acid sequence MTCPFRLFARSLPALGLMALLFTAPAAHATGPRGLALITNQGSHDVSVIDLATLRVQATVPVGQGPAGIAVSAQGDRAYISNPGSDEVVALDLRTLKVAARAKAGGGAVGIAVSPDGGTVYLADWFGNRLLALDAQTLAERWALPLGRAPAGVAVHPDGHSVYVVERDEDRLSVIDPATRTVRARAAVGAHPFALTHDAPRERLYVLNVYGDSVSVLDARSLAPVGTVAVGKRPYSAALAAGGRRLYVSNQGSDSVSVIDPDTLRVIDTLPGFGYPEGVAAQDGQVLVVNWMDDNVSVLDGSSGKTLATLPVGSNPRGFGVFIGTPRAQPDPGSTPR; translated from the coding sequence ATGACCTGTCCCTTCCGCTTGTTCGCGCGCAGCCTGCCGGCCCTGGGCCTGATGGCGCTGCTGTTCACGGCGCCGGCCGCCCATGCCACCGGCCCGCGGGGCCTGGCCCTCATCACCAACCAGGGCAGCCACGATGTCTCGGTGATCGACCTGGCCACGCTGCGCGTGCAGGCCACGGTGCCGGTGGGCCAGGGCCCGGCCGGCATTGCCGTCAGCGCGCAGGGCGACCGCGCCTACATCAGCAACCCGGGCAGCGACGAAGTCGTCGCGCTCGATCTTCGGACGCTGAAGGTCGCCGCCCGGGCCAAGGCCGGCGGGGGCGCGGTCGGCATCGCCGTCAGCCCCGACGGCGGCACCGTCTACCTGGCCGACTGGTTCGGCAACCGCCTGCTTGCCCTGGATGCGCAGACCCTGGCCGAGCGCTGGGCCCTGCCGCTGGGCCGCGCGCCGGCCGGCGTGGCGGTGCATCCGGACGGGCACAGCGTCTACGTCGTCGAGCGCGACGAGGACCGGCTCAGCGTGATCGACCCGGCCACGCGCACGGTGCGGGCGCGCGCGGCGGTGGGCGCCCATCCCTTCGCGCTCACGCATGACGCGCCGCGCGAGCGGCTCTATGTGCTCAATGTCTACGGCGACAGCGTGAGCGTGCTCGACGCCCGCAGCCTGGCGCCCGTGGGCACCGTGGCCGTCGGAAAGCGCCCCTACAGCGCGGCCCTGGCCGCCGGCGGGCGCCGGCTGTATGTGAGCAACCAGGGCAGCGACTCGGTCAGCGTGATCGACCCGGACACGCTGCGCGTGATCGACACCCTGCCCGGCTTCGGCTACCCCGAGGGCGTGGCCGCCCAGGACGGGCAGGTGCTGGTCGTGAACTGGATGGATGACAATGTTTCGGTGCTCGACGGATCCAGCGGCAAGACGCTTGCCACGCTGCCTGTCGGCAGCAATCCGCGCGGCTTCGGTGTCTTCATCGGCACGCCGCGCGCGCAGCCCGACCCCGGTTCCACCCCCAGGTGA
- a CDS encoding SRPBCC family protein, which yields MRFSRRLACAAVALAFAPTFAAAHGPTRQKASEVITIDAPPAAVWALIKDFSALSKWHPAVAESPADKGNEVGSVRQLKLKNGGALTETLEGYNAEKMSYSYRAKDGGALPVTNYTSTITVMDEGGKAKVQWRGAFYRGYPNNDPPPDQNDEAAVKAITGVYQSGLQNLKALAEKK from the coding sequence ATGAGGTTTTCCCGCCGCCTGGCCTGCGCCGCTGTCGCGCTGGCCTTCGCGCCCACCTTCGCCGCGGCCCACGGCCCGACGCGCCAGAAGGCCAGCGAAGTCATCACCATCGACGCCCCGCCGGCTGCCGTCTGGGCCCTGATCAAGGACTTCAGCGCGCTGAGCAAGTGGCACCCCGCCGTGGCCGAGAGCCCGGCGGACAAGGGCAACGAAGTCGGCTCGGTGCGCCAGCTCAAGCTGAAGAACGGCGGCGCGCTGACCGAGACGCTCGAAGGCTACAACGCCGAGAAGATGAGCTACAGCTACCGCGCCAAGGATGGTGGCGCGCTGCCGGTGACAAACTACACCTCGACCATCACCGTGATGGACGAGGGCGGCAAGGCCAAAGTGCAGTGGCGCGGCGCCTTCTACCGCGGCTACCCGAACAACGATCCGCCGCCGGACCAGAACGACGAAGCCGCGGTCAAGGCCATCACCGGCGTCTACCAGTCCGGCCTGCAGAACCTCAAGGCCCTGGCCGAGAAGAAGTGA
- a CDS encoding lmo0937 family membrane protein produces the protein MLETLAIVLLLLWLLGLVSSTTLGGFIHVLLVLALAVILLRVIRGQRL, from the coding sequence ATGCTCGAAACCCTTGCGATCGTGCTTCTGCTGCTGTGGCTGCTGGGGCTGGTCAGCTCCACCACCCTCGGCGGCTTCATCCATGTGCTGCTGGTGCTGGCCCTGGCCGTGATCCTGCTGCGGGTGATCCGCGGGCAGAGGCTGTGA
- a CDS encoding BON domain-containing protein, which translates to MTSSLSPGRLLGLGLLVSALAGCAVGRGQQTVGAYVDDTAITTSVKARLLDNKDVAGTSIHVETLNGTVMLSGFAKSQDERSVAESLTRKVEGVKSVRNEVIVRP; encoded by the coding sequence ATGACCTCTTCCCTCTCTCCCGGCCGGCTGCTCGGCCTGGGCCTGCTCGTCTCGGCCCTGGCGGGCTGCGCGGTCGGCCGTGGCCAGCAGACCGTTGGCGCCTATGTCGACGACACGGCGATCACCACCAGCGTCAAGGCGCGGTTGCTTGACAACAAGGACGTGGCCGGCACCAGCATCCACGTCGAGACGCTCAACGGCACGGTGATGCTGTCGGGCTTTGCCAAGAGCCAGGACGAACGCAGCGTGGCCGAGTCGCTCACCCGCAAGGTCGAGGGGGTGAAGTCGGTGCGCAACGAGGTCATCGTGCGCCCCTGA
- a CDS encoding inorganic phosphate transporter: MAEVGIGFWVLVLLVLLALGFSFMNGFHDVANSIATVVSTGVLKPQHAVVFAAFFNFIAIFVFHLAVAATVGKGIVQPGLVDQHVLFGALAGAIAWNLITWFSGIPSSSSHALIGGLVGAALAQAGPSALIATGIGLTLAFLVLSPLLGFLLGALLRVAVAWICRGMPPLKADRGFRRLQLVSAGLHSLGHGGNDAQKSIGILWMLLIASGHAAGSDASPPGWAIGGCYLAIAAGTMFGGWRIVKTMGQRLTRLKPVDGFCAEAGGALTLFVATALGIPVSTTHTITGALVGAGSTRRMSAVRRGLAGPVVWAWALTIPAAALIAALFHGISRLVF, translated from the coding sequence ATGGCGGAGGTCGGGATCGGGTTCTGGGTGCTGGTGCTGCTGGTCCTGCTGGCCCTGGGCTTCAGCTTCATGAACGGCTTCCACGACGTGGCGAATTCCATCGCCACCGTCGTCTCCACCGGGGTGCTGAAGCCGCAGCATGCGGTGGTCTTCGCCGCCTTCTTCAACTTCATCGCGATCTTCGTCTTCCACCTGGCGGTGGCGGCGACCGTCGGCAAGGGCATCGTGCAGCCCGGTCTGGTCGACCAGCATGTGCTGTTCGGCGCGCTGGCCGGTGCGATCGCCTGGAACCTGATCACCTGGTTCTCCGGCATCCCCTCCTCAAGCTCGCATGCGCTGATCGGCGGCCTCGTCGGTGCGGCGCTGGCCCAGGCCGGGCCATCGGCCCTGATCGCCACCGGCATCGGCCTCACCCTGGCCTTTCTCGTCCTCTCGCCCTTGCTGGGCTTCCTGCTCGGCGCGCTGCTCAGGGTGGCGGTGGCCTGGATCTGCCGCGGCATGCCGCCGCTGAAGGCGGACCGCGGCTTCCGCCGCCTGCAACTCGTCTCGGCCGGCCTCCACAGCCTGGGCCACGGCGGCAACGATGCGCAGAAATCGATAGGCATCCTCTGGATGCTGCTGATCGCCAGCGGCCACGCCGCCGGCAGCGATGCCTCGCCGCCCGGCTGGGCGATCGGCGGCTGCTACCTCGCGATCGCGGCCGGCACGATGTTTGGCGGCTGGCGCATCGTCAAGACCATGGGCCAGCGCCTGACCCGGCTCAAGCCGGTCGACGGTTTCTGCGCCGAAGCCGGCGGGGCCCTCACGCTCTTCGTGGCCACCGCCCTCGGCATCCCGGTCTCGACCACGCACACGATCACCGGCGCCCTGGTCGGCGCGGGTTCGACGCGGCGGATGTCGGCCGTGCGCCGGGGCCTGGCCGGCCCCGTCGTCTGGGCCTGGGCCTTGACGATTCCGGCCGCGGCGCTGATCGCGGCGCTCTTCCACGGCATCAGCCGCCTGGTCTTCTGA
- a CDS encoding DUF47 domain-containing protein: MVFGKLLPREGNFFELFNEQGGHVVAGARAFQRMLEGYGNLTEREHQAALVDEAEQDADRVTAEVIRLLHTTFVTPLDRDQIHRLINALDDILDLMQDVAETMSLYDVRRINGEALQLGQLSARCCERVQHAVSLLPKLSQPTAVEAARKTCKEIDQLEAEADRVMRTAMSRLFREEQDVRELIKMKAVYEMLETITDLCRDVAKQIEGIVLENS, encoded by the coding sequence ATGGTCTTCGGCAAGCTGCTGCCCCGCGAGGGGAATTTCTTCGAGCTCTTCAACGAGCAGGGCGGCCATGTCGTGGCGGGTGCGCGCGCCTTCCAGCGCATGCTCGAAGGCTATGGCAACCTGACCGAGCGCGAACATCAGGCGGCCCTGGTCGACGAGGCCGAGCAGGACGCCGACCGCGTGACCGCCGAGGTCATCCGCCTGCTGCACACCACCTTCGTCACGCCGCTGGATCGCGACCAGATCCACCGCCTGATCAATGCCCTCGACGACATCCTGGACCTGATGCAGGACGTCGCCGAGACCATGAGCCTCTACGACGTGCGCCGCATCAACGGCGAGGCCCTGCAGCTCGGCCAGCTCTCGGCCCGCTGCTGCGAGCGCGTGCAGCATGCCGTGAGCCTGCTGCCCAAGCTGAGCCAGCCCACCGCGGTGGAGGCGGCCCGCAAGACCTGCAAGGAAATCGACCAGCTCGAAGCCGAGGCCGATCGCGTCATGCGCACCGCCATGAGCCGACTGTTCCGCGAAGAGCAGGACGTGCGCGAGCTGATCAAGATGAAGGCCGTCTACGAGATGCTCGAAACCATCACCGACCTGTGCCGGGACGTGGCCAAGCAGATCGAGGGCATCGTCCTCGAAAACTCCTGA
- a CDS encoding DMT family protein, translating to MLASLQQLPVAWQTVGLLLLSNVFMTFAWYGHLKTLGGKPWIVAVGVSWGIAFFEYLLMVPANRIGATQFSVGQLKIMQEVITLSVFVPFAVFYLREPLKLDYLWAGLCMVGAVYFIFRSP from the coding sequence ATGCTCGCCTCGCTGCAGCAGCTCCCGGTGGCCTGGCAGACCGTCGGCCTGCTGCTGCTGAGCAATGTCTTCATGACCTTCGCCTGGTACGGCCACCTCAAGACCCTGGGCGGCAAGCCCTGGATCGTGGCCGTGGGGGTGAGCTGGGGCATCGCCTTCTTCGAGTACCTGCTGATGGTGCCGGCCAACCGCATCGGCGCCACGCAGTTCAGCGTCGGCCAGCTCAAGATCATGCAGGAGGTGATCACCCTGTCGGTCTTCGTGCCCTTCGCCGTCTTTTACTTGCGCGAGCCGCTGAAGCTCGACTACCTCTGGGCCGGCCTGTGCATGGTCGGCGCGGTGTACTTCATCTTCCGATCGCCCTGA